The following proteins are encoded in a genomic region of Terriglobales bacterium:
- a CDS encoding ankyrin repeat domain-containing protein, translating to MPMLDVCKSKSSRTRMCVLLGLTLALAGPSARSSTAQASPAASCNVPLVSATQKTKPTAKAVNDPSTALLEAAESDDLKEAQRLLHKGADVNARDAHCGTPLMMAAGNSDPAMVQAFLKAGADVNAQDVAGWSALLTAADTGNSDVVQLLLANKAAVNLTDANGWSPLMAAVLGGNLEAVQSLLHGGADFTLADKNGDTALMFAAAEGNLDIAATLVEVIHSRNRAGAGQSNTSQEQALLNVQDNAGWTALHHAASRGHSQAVLLLLTAGAQVDVPNHFGWTPLMIAVENGDVMTVGALLSQSANVNYTAPDGETSLYLAAAHGNATVASLLLNRGANPNAPHRDGRTPLMAAVEQGNSEIVQALIAHGADVNAVTGSGANVLAVAARRPANNEIVGLLKQAGAK from the coding sequence ATGCCAATGCTGGACGTGTGCAAGTCGAAAAGTAGCCGGACGCGCATGTGCGTGCTGCTCGGGTTGACGCTGGCGCTTGCTGGTCCCTCTGCGCGGTCTTCTACGGCGCAGGCCTCCCCGGCTGCGTCCTGCAATGTGCCTCTGGTCTCGGCCACCCAAAAGACAAAACCAACTGCCAAAGCCGTAAATGATCCTTCTACAGCTCTGCTCGAAGCGGCGGAGAGTGACGACCTGAAAGAGGCACAAAGGCTGCTGCACAAAGGAGCTGATGTGAATGCTCGCGATGCGCACTGCGGCACTCCGCTGATGATGGCGGCTGGCAACTCCGATCCCGCCATGGTGCAGGCGTTTCTCAAAGCCGGGGCCGACGTCAATGCCCAGGACGTTGCCGGCTGGTCCGCATTGCTCACCGCAGCCGACACCGGCAACTCTGATGTGGTGCAACTGCTTCTGGCCAACAAAGCGGCAGTCAACTTAACCGACGCCAACGGCTGGTCTCCGCTGATGGCGGCAGTATTGGGTGGGAACCTGGAAGCAGTGCAGTCGTTGCTGCATGGGGGAGCCGATTTCACTTTGGCCGACAAAAACGGCGACACCGCCCTTATGTTTGCCGCTGCCGAAGGCAATCTGGATATTGCCGCCACGCTGGTGGAAGTGATTCATTCACGAAATCGAGCAGGGGCTGGGCAATCCAATACTTCGCAGGAGCAAGCGTTGCTCAATGTTCAGGACAACGCTGGATGGACAGCCCTGCACCATGCTGCTTCGCGCGGACATTCGCAGGCAGTGTTGCTGCTGTTGACTGCCGGCGCACAGGTGGATGTACCGAATCATTTTGGCTGGACGCCCCTTATGATCGCTGTGGAAAATGGCGATGTCATGACCGTGGGCGCACTGCTCAGTCAATCCGCCAACGTGAACTATACTGCCCCGGATGGAGAAACCTCGCTTTATCTGGCGGCCGCCCACGGCAACGCCACGGTTGCCAGCCTGCTCCTTAACCGTGGCGCAAACCCCAATGCTCCTCACAGAGACGGGCGCACGCCTTTGATGGCGGCCGTGGAGCAAGGGAATTCAGAGATAGTGCAGGCCTTAATTGCCCACGGCGCCGACGTCAATGCCGTGACTGGCTCTGGGGCCAACGTTCTGGCGGTAGCGGCCAGGCGTCCGGCAAACAACGAGATCGTTGGGTTGTTGAAACAGGCCGGCGCGAAATAG
- a CDS encoding YicC/YloC family endoribonuclease: MAIRSMTGYAQTKGQAGQESAPVSFSLSLKSVNHRFLDLNMRLPAESDALEMKLRRLLKEKMARGHLDVTLTLERAGGDLFSLNRELVGGYLRVYRSAAQEFGVTAEPDLNAVLKLPGALTASAAALNGDGGFESAVLACATQAIVSLDRMRIEEGASIERELRERMTRLQAATDDVEKLRAVISRAHMEKITAKLQELIGSIADPARILQEAAILAERSDVQEEVVRMKAHVSHFLGLLEAEGEIGKKLDFLLQEMNREANTLLSKTAGLAGEGLHITELGLAMKSEIEKAREQVQNVE, translated from the coding sequence ATGGCAATTCGCTCCATGACGGGATACGCGCAGACAAAAGGACAAGCTGGCCAGGAGTCAGCCCCGGTTAGCTTTAGCTTGTCATTGAAGTCGGTCAATCACAGGTTTCTCGACCTGAATATGCGGTTGCCCGCTGAGAGCGACGCACTGGAGATGAAGCTGCGACGTCTGCTGAAAGAAAAGATGGCACGCGGACACCTCGACGTGACGCTCACACTGGAACGCGCCGGAGGCGATCTGTTTTCCCTCAATCGCGAGCTGGTGGGAGGCTATCTTCGCGTCTACCGCAGTGCAGCGCAGGAATTTGGTGTCACCGCGGAGCCTGATTTAAACGCCGTGCTCAAATTGCCAGGCGCGCTGACGGCCTCTGCAGCAGCACTTAACGGCGACGGCGGCTTCGAGTCGGCTGTACTGGCCTGCGCCACGCAAGCCATCGTGAGCCTGGACCGGATGCGCATCGAGGAAGGTGCCAGCATTGAGCGCGAGCTGCGCGAGCGCATGACGCGCTTGCAGGCGGCCACCGATGACGTGGAAAAACTGCGCGCTGTCATCAGCCGGGCCCATATGGAAAAGATCACCGCAAAATTACAGGAGCTGATCGGTTCAATCGCCGATCCGGCGCGGATTTTGCAGGAGGCTGCCATTCTTGCCGAACGCAGCGACGTACAGGAGGAGGTGGTGCGCATGAAGGCGCACGTCAGTCACTTTCTTGGGTTGCTGGAGGCCGAGGGAGAGATCGGCAAGAAGCTGGATTTTCTTTTGCAGGAGATGAATCGCGAGGCCAACACCCTGCTTTCTAAAACAGCAGGATTGGCCGGGGAAGGGCTCCACATCACGGAGCTGGGCCTGGCCATGAAGTCTGAGATCGAAAAGGCGCGCGAACAGGTGCAGAACGTAGAATGA
- the coaBC gene encoding bifunctional phosphopantothenoylcysteine decarboxylase/phosphopantothenate--cysteine ligase CoaBC: MKIALGVSGGIAAYKAAEICRLLQDRGVRVQVIMTRAAQEFVRPLTFAALSGEKVITDLFGAGAETPNIESAVEHIAVAQSIDALLVAPATAGTLAKFANGLADDFLSTLFLATTAPVVVAPAMNVNMWENGATQANLEKLKARGVRIVEPDAGYLACGMTGPGRLAANETIVAAALEALGARQDLSGETVLITAGPTHEKIDPVRYLGNRSSGRMGYALAEAALRRGAHVVLVSGPTAIKAPAVQELVPVETTDEMRREVLARLGQATVIIKAAAVADFTVKTPAEQKLKRKGAMTLELEPTVDILAEVGRSKNEGQILVGFAAETENVSENARKKLTEKHCDMVVVNDVSRPGIGFDSERNAVSIITQDEVQNVPEMSKWEVAHRVLDATVQIRQRRKKGAPV, from the coding sequence ATGAAGATTGCCCTTGGGGTGAGCGGAGGCATCGCAGCCTACAAGGCGGCGGAGATCTGCCGTCTTCTGCAGGACCGGGGTGTGCGCGTACAGGTGATCATGACGCGTGCCGCCCAGGAATTTGTACGCCCGCTGACCTTCGCTGCCCTCTCCGGTGAAAAGGTCATTACCGATCTGTTTGGCGCAGGCGCAGAGACGCCAAACATCGAGTCCGCCGTTGAGCACATTGCTGTGGCGCAATCCATTGATGCGCTGCTGGTGGCCCCGGCCACGGCCGGTACTCTGGCTAAATTTGCCAACGGACTGGCCGATGATTTTCTCTCCACACTTTTTCTTGCGACCACTGCTCCGGTGGTTGTTGCTCCTGCCATGAACGTGAATATGTGGGAGAACGGTGCTACCCAAGCCAACCTGGAAAAACTGAAAGCGCGGGGTGTGCGCATTGTTGAGCCCGATGCCGGCTATCTGGCTTGCGGCATGACTGGACCAGGACGCCTGGCCGCGAACGAGACCATTGTGGCAGCGGCGCTGGAAGCTTTGGGTGCCCGGCAAGACCTGAGTGGCGAGACCGTACTAATCACCGCTGGACCAACGCATGAAAAAATTGATCCGGTGCGCTACCTGGGCAATCGCTCCAGCGGCCGCATGGGATACGCTCTGGCTGAAGCTGCATTACGGCGTGGTGCTCATGTGGTTCTGGTAAGCGGACCGACGGCCATTAAGGCCCCGGCGGTCCAAGAGCTGGTGCCGGTTGAAACCACCGACGAAATGCGCCGCGAGGTTCTGGCCAGACTGGGGCAGGCAACGGTAATCATCAAAGCAGCCGCCGTGGCTGACTTTACGGTCAAAACACCAGCAGAGCAAAAGCTGAAGCGCAAGGGCGCAATGACGCTGGAGCTTGAGCCGACGGTTGACATCCTCGCTGAGGTTGGACGCAGCAAAAACGAGGGGCAGATTCTGGTTGGCTTTGCCGCCGAAACTGAAAATGTTTCAGAAAACGCCCGCAAGAAATTAACGGAAAAGCATTGCGACATGGTTGTGGTCAACGACGTATCGCGGCCGGGCATCGGCTTTGATTCCGAGCGCAATGCCGTCAGCATCATCACCCAGGATGAAGTGCAGAATGTCCCCGAGATGAGTAAGTGGGAGGTGGCGCACCGCGTGCTCGACGCCACAGTCCAAATCCGCCAGCGCCGAAAAAAGGGCGCACCTGTTTAG
- a CDS encoding ABC transporter transmembrane domain-containing protein: MQQLKRLLRYARPYRLQLVASVVMMALVGALDAFRTLLIVPVFDRVLNPASPSRDLVLFPGSNHELHLQHLVPSNFHNPWTVVAFALVVSMLLKGIFDYAGTYLVNHAGFGVITDLRNDLYNSILRRSVAFFLKHPTGTLLSTIVNDVEKVQFAMSSVLAEFLQQTSILIFTTCVVVSLGRKFSWILLLFVPFIIVSAVRIGARVRHTTRKGQDKLAEIQNILHETITGNRIVKAFGMELWESMRFAKAAQRLFRANLRWVAAASVSSPLMDIFGAIAIAVLLLLGRDQINTNKFTLGTYMAFIIGVFRLYDPVRKFALFNNSFQQALGASSSIFAFMDVSDEVKERPDALILPPFHSSISFRNVSFSYGENGEAREVLRNINLEVRKGEVVAFVGSSGAGKTTLANLIPRFFDVSGGSLLIDGQDVRDLTVISLRSQVGIVTQETILFNETVRNNIAYGQPNIEQSVVLAAAKAALAHDFISLMPEGYDTVIGERGTRLSGGERQRLAIARALLKNAPILILDEATSALDSESESLVQSALQNLMAGRTVFVIAHRLSTVRRADKIVVLENGTISDIGTHEELMRRLGIYRRLHDLQFVDSEVPRLSVS; encoded by the coding sequence ATGCAACAACTAAAGCGGCTGCTACGCTATGCCCGTCCTTACCGGCTGCAGCTTGTCGCCTCGGTGGTGATGATGGCGCTGGTAGGTGCGCTGGATGCTTTCCGCACACTGTTGATCGTACCGGTTTTCGACCGCGTCCTCAATCCGGCTTCGCCGTCGCGCGACCTGGTGCTGTTTCCAGGCAGTAATCATGAACTTCATCTTCAGCATTTGGTCCCATCCAATTTTCACAATCCATGGACCGTGGTTGCTTTTGCCCTAGTAGTCTCCATGCTGCTCAAGGGGATCTTCGATTACGCTGGCACCTATCTGGTGAACCACGCGGGCTTTGGCGTGATTACCGACCTGCGTAACGATCTGTACAATTCGATCCTGCGCCGCTCGGTCGCATTTTTTCTGAAGCATCCCACGGGAACGCTGCTTTCCACCATCGTGAATGATGTGGAAAAAGTGCAGTTCGCCATGTCTTCGGTTCTGGCCGAGTTTTTGCAGCAAACCTCAATCCTGATTTTTACTACGTGCGTGGTTGTGAGCCTGGGGCGGAAGTTTTCCTGGATTCTGCTGCTATTTGTGCCCTTTATTATCGTCTCGGCTGTCCGCATCGGCGCGCGGGTGCGGCATACCACTCGCAAAGGACAGGATAAGCTCGCAGAAATCCAAAACATTCTGCACGAGACCATCACCGGCAACCGCATCGTCAAGGCCTTCGGTATGGAGCTATGGGAGAGCATGCGCTTCGCCAAGGCCGCGCAGCGGCTCTTCCGCGCTAACCTACGTTGGGTGGCGGCAGCCTCGGTGAGTTCGCCGCTGATGGATATCTTCGGCGCGATTGCCATTGCGGTCTTACTGCTTCTGGGACGCGATCAAATCAATACGAACAAATTCACTCTCGGCACCTATATGGCGTTCATCATAGGTGTTTTCAGGCTGTACGATCCAGTGCGCAAGTTCGCCCTCTTCAACAACAGTTTTCAGCAGGCCTTGGGTGCCTCTTCCTCCATCTTCGCCTTCATGGATGTCAGTGACGAAGTCAAGGAGCGGCCTGATGCCCTGATTCTGCCCCCCTTTCATTCCAGCATCAGCTTTCGTAATGTGAGCTTTTCCTATGGCGAGAATGGAGAGGCGCGCGAGGTGCTGCGCAACATCAACCTTGAGGTCCGCAAAGGCGAAGTTGTGGCCTTTGTAGGTTCCAGTGGCGCAGGCAAAACCACCTTAGCCAATCTCATCCCACGGTTTTTCGATGTCAGCGGCGGCAGCCTGCTGATTGATGGACAAGACGTCCGCGATTTGACCGTGATCTCCCTGCGCAGCCAGGTGGGGATCGTTACCCAGGAGACCATTCTCTTCAACGAAACCGTGCGCAACAACATTGCTTACGGTCAGCCTAATATCGAGCAATCTGTGGTATTGGCTGCTGCCAAGGCCGCCCTGGCGCATGATTTCATCAGCCTGATGCCTGAGGGATACGACACCGTGATCGGGGAACGCGGTACCCGGCTCTCCGGAGGCGAGCGCCAGCGCCTGGCCATCGCCCGCGCTCTTCTGAAGAATGCACCCATTCTCATTCTGGATGAAGCCACCTCGGCCCTCGACTCCGAATCAGAGTCGCTGGTACAGTCGGCCTTGCAGAACTTGATGGCAGGCCGCACGGTTTTCGTGATCGCACATAGGCTTTCCACGGTGCGCCGTGCGGATAAAATCGTGGTGCTGGAAAACGGCACGATCTCCGACATTGGGACACATGAAGAATTGATGCGCCGGTTGGGAATCTACCGCCGCCTGCACGATTTGCAGTTTGTGGATTCCGAGGTCCCACGGCTCTCAGTCAGTTAA
- the rapZ gene encoding RNase adapter RapZ, which yields MPSRKAHPVTRRNSSRTPETELVIITGMSGSGKASVLKAFEDLGYYCVDNLPIELIPRFAEIAQDHSQIEHTALVVDIREGSGLDRFPAILKSIKRSMTTTVLFLEASDEVLVRRFSETRRPHPLSDLPVKTAIADERRRLQPIRKLADMVVDTSRLNVHELRAHVIDRFRPEANDRNIYISCVSFGYKQGVPQDSDLVFDVRFLPNPHFVPELRPFTGRHPKVAKYIRSFPQTQEFIGRIRDLLVYLLPHYIREGKSYLTISFGCTGGQHRSVMIAEEIKKLLVTAGYKVKVTHRDSPK from the coding sequence ATGCCGTCGCGCAAAGCTCATCCGGTGACACGGCGGAACTCCTCTCGTACGCCCGAGACCGAACTGGTAATCATTACCGGCATGAGCGGTTCGGGCAAAGCCTCTGTCCTGAAGGCATTTGAAGACCTGGGCTATTACTGCGTGGATAACCTGCCCATCGAACTCATTCCCCGCTTTGCCGAAATCGCGCAAGACCACTCCCAGATTGAGCATACCGCCCTGGTGGTGGATATCCGCGAGGGCAGCGGCCTTGACCGGTTTCCAGCAATACTGAAATCGATCAAGCGCTCCATGACGACGACGGTCTTGTTTCTGGAAGCGTCTGACGAGGTCCTGGTACGCCGCTTCAGCGAGACCCGCCGGCCGCATCCGCTGAGCGATCTGCCGGTGAAGACTGCCATTGCGGACGAGCGCAGGCGCTTGCAGCCCATTCGCAAGCTGGCCGACATGGTGGTGGATACCTCCAGGCTTAACGTGCACGAGTTGCGGGCTCACGTGATTGACCGCTTTCGTCCGGAAGCCAACGACAGGAATATTTACATCTCGTGTGTGAGCTTTGGCTACAAGCAGGGTGTGCCGCAGGATTCCGACCTGGTTTTTGATGTGCGTTTTTTACCCAACCCGCATTTCGTTCCCGAACTGCGGCCCTTCACCGGACGTCACCCTAAAGTCGCCAAATACATCCGTTCTTTTCCGCAGACCCAGGAATTTATTGGCCGTATCCGGGACCTTCTGGTGTATTTGTTGCCGCACTATATCCGGGAAGGGAAGAGCTATCTCACCATCAGCTTCGGCTGCACCGGCGGACAGCACCGCTCAGTCATGATTGCCGAGGAGATCAAAAAGCTACTGGTGACGGCGGGCTACAAGGTCAAAGTTACCCACCGAGACAGCCCAAAGTGA
- a CDS encoding uracil-DNA glycosylase: MPLDPETRRQLSARMEYYRDLGIYDLYRRAVAIPPEPAVQTTQAASIETTPARETSPLTMSKKIESLDLPIFSLDPSSDAGQLAAIDVENRPAALKAIREVIGDCTRCKLHKQGRKQIVFGVGNTNADLMFVGEAPGADEDQQGEPFVGRAGQLLNNMITAMGLRREDVYIANVIKCRPPGNRTPEREECETCAPFLMRQIDVIKPKVIVALGAVAAKNLLGLNDSMANLRGRFYDFRGTQLAVTYHPAFLLRDPRQKKEAWKDLQMVMQTMGLAVRKSKPE, from the coding sequence TTGCCTCTTGACCCTGAAACCCGCCGCCAGCTCTCTGCCCGCATGGAGTACTATCGTGACCTTGGGATTTATGATCTCTACCGGCGCGCGGTAGCAATTCCGCCCGAGCCGGCGGTGCAAACGACCCAGGCGGCAAGTATTGAGACAACTCCTGCAAGAGAGACTAGCCCTCTAACTATGAGCAAAAAAATTGAGAGTCTGGATTTGCCTATTTTCTCGCTGGACCCCTCGTCTGACGCGGGCCAGCTGGCTGCCATTGACGTGGAGAACAGGCCAGCAGCACTTAAAGCCATACGCGAAGTCATCGGCGATTGCACACGCTGTAAGCTGCACAAGCAGGGACGCAAACAAATCGTCTTCGGCGTGGGCAATACCAACGCCGATCTGATGTTCGTGGGCGAGGCGCCGGGAGCCGACGAAGACCAGCAGGGCGAACCTTTTGTGGGCCGCGCCGGACAGTTGCTCAATAACATGATCACCGCCATGGGCCTGCGTCGCGAAGATGTTTATATTGCCAACGTCATCAAGTGCCGTCCGCCGGGCAACCGTACGCCGGAACGCGAGGAGTGTGAGACCTGTGCGCCCTTCCTGATGCGGCAGATTGATGTCATCAAACCCAAGGTCATTGTCGCCCTGGGCGCAGTCGCCGCCAAGAACCTGCTGGGCTTGAATGATTCCATGGCCAACCTGCGCGGACGCTTCTATGATTTTCGTGGAACCCAACTTGCGGTGACCTATCATCCGGCATTTCTGCTGCGCGATCCCCGCCAGAAGAAAGAGGCCTGGAAAGATTTGCAGATGGTCATGCAGACAATGGGGCTCGCAGTGCGAAAATCGAAACCGGAGTAG
- the rpoZ gene encoding DNA-directed RNA polymerase subunit omega, with protein MKLMDGFDSNYRYVLVAARRARQLQSGARPLMEQVRSRKACRIAEEEIAAGKVKWVIAEPGKSATAQAVSEQLDRAIGSK; from the coding sequence ATGAAGTTGATGGATGGATTTGACAGCAACTATCGTTATGTTCTGGTGGCAGCACGCCGGGCGCGACAATTGCAATCAGGTGCCCGCCCACTGATGGAGCAGGTGCGCTCACGCAAGGCCTGCCGCATCGCTGAAGAAGAGATTGCCGCCGGGAAGGTGAAGTGGGTCATCGCCGAGCCCGGCAAATCAGCCACGGCACAGGCGGTGAGTGAGCAGCTCGACCGCGCAATCGGAAGTAAGTAA
- the gmk gene encoding guanylate kinase: MSRLVYIISAPSGSGKSTLVNELRKSVKHLDFSISYTTRNPRGSEQNGREYFFVTREQFETMIDRDEFLEHAEVFGNYYGTARKFLQEAQARGNDLLLDIDVQGERLIKRKLPEAISIFILPPSRSELEKRLRRRSQAEGVNSDEVIQRRLNTASKEIANYPNYDYILVNDDLEHSIDQLRAIVHYERGKRSGAAQDGDQEWQSLRKLAEECLQANVRPRLAPILASFAI, encoded by the coding sequence ATGAGCCGACTGGTCTATATCATCTCCGCGCCCTCGGGCTCGGGAAAATCAACCCTGGTCAACGAGCTGCGCAAAAGCGTCAAGCATCTGGATTTTTCCATTTCTTACACCACCCGCAACCCGCGGGGCAGCGAGCAGAATGGGCGCGAGTATTTTTTTGTCACACGCGAGCAATTCGAGACCATGATTGACCGCGATGAATTTCTGGAGCATGCCGAAGTGTTTGGCAACTACTACGGCACCGCGCGGAAGTTTCTGCAGGAAGCGCAAGCCCGGGGCAACGATCTGTTGCTGGATATTGATGTGCAGGGCGAACGTCTGATCAAGCGAAAGTTGCCCGAGGCTATCAGCATTTTCATTCTGCCGCCTTCGCGCAGTGAACTGGAAAAGCGCCTGCGCCGCCGCAGCCAGGCGGAAGGGGTGAATTCCGATGAGGTCATCCAACGCAGGTTGAACACCGCCTCAAAAGAAATCGCGAATTACCCCAACTACGATTACATCTTGGTGAACGACGACCTGGAACACTCGATTGACCAGTTGAGGGCCATCGTGCACTATGAGCGTGGGAAGCGATCGGGAGCGGCTCAAGATGGAGACCAGGAGTGGCAGAGCTTGCGTAAGCTTGCCGAAGAGTGCCTGCAGGCGAATGTACGTCCGCGATTAGCGCCGATCCTTGCTTCTTTTGCGATATAA
- a CDS encoding luciferase family protein produces the protein MTAFYSKGVIFAALPRTRSFNTPRSVAFKLYNKTPKLRKLLERDQRLPHPLREDAHWITFELNDEKDLKGALQWLSRAYQGAKTPYP, from the coding sequence ATGACTGCCTTCTACAGCAAAGGCGTGATCTTCGCCGCGCTGCCGCGGACGAGATCGTTTAACACCCCGCGCTCGGTGGCATTCAAGCTGTACAACAAGACTCCGAAGCTTCGAAAACTTCTGGAACGAGACCAACGGCTGCCGCACCCCCTCAGAGAAGACGCGCACTGGATTACCTTTGAGTTGAACGACGAAAAGGATCTCAAGGGTGCTTTGCAGTGGCTCAGTCGGGCGTACCAGGGAGCCAAGACCCCATATCCCTGA
- the serS gene encoding serine--tRNA ligase — MLDLGFVRDNLSLIEEKLRQRGMDPAEVLKDFLALDAERRRLITVAETLKAKRNRASEEIARLKKEKQDAGAGVLMAETKELRTQGEEAEKQAAQKEEELRDIMARIPNVPHASVPVGKSAEENVEVRRWGTPPKFDFTPKPHWELGEQLGVLDMERAAKLSGARFAVYWDLGAKLERAIANFMLDLHTREHGYTEVLPPYMVNSASMYGTGQLPKFASDSFKCENVDLWLVPTAEVPVTNLYRDEVIEAARFPLSITAYTPCFRSEAGSYGKDVRGIIRQHQFQKVELVKFARPETSYDELEKLTNNAETVLQKLGLHYRVMALCTGDIGFSAAKTYDLEVWLPGQQLFREISSCSNFEAFQARRANIRWRPEGGKKSEFVHTLNGSGLAVGRTWLAILENYQQADGSVLVPPALQPYMGVERITARKL, encoded by the coding sequence CGCGTTGGACGCCGAGCGCCGCCGCCTGATCACCGTGGCGGAGACGCTGAAAGCCAAGCGCAACCGCGCTTCCGAGGAGATTGCGCGGCTGAAGAAAGAAAAGCAGGATGCCGGCGCGGGCGTCCTTATGGCAGAGACCAAAGAGCTGCGCACCCAGGGCGAAGAGGCTGAAAAACAAGCCGCACAAAAAGAGGAAGAGCTGCGCGATATTATGGCGCGCATCCCGAATGTTCCTCACGCCAGTGTACCGGTGGGCAAGAGTGCGGAAGAGAATGTTGAGGTGCGCCGCTGGGGCACGCCTCCGAAATTCGATTTCACTCCCAAGCCGCACTGGGAGCTGGGCGAGCAGTTAGGTGTGCTCGACATGGAGCGCGCCGCCAAGCTTTCGGGCGCACGCTTTGCCGTCTACTGGGACCTGGGGGCTAAGCTCGAACGTGCCATTGCCAACTTCATGCTCGACCTTCATACCCGCGAGCACGGATATACGGAAGTCCTGCCTCCCTACATGGTCAACTCTGCTTCCATGTACGGAACCGGGCAGTTGCCCAAATTCGCTTCAGATTCGTTCAAGTGTGAGAATGTGGACCTTTGGCTGGTACCAACCGCCGAAGTTCCCGTGACCAATCTTTACCGCGACGAGGTGATCGAGGCCGCCCGCTTTCCGCTCAGCATCACGGCTTACACTCCATGCTTCCGCAGCGAGGCGGGGTCGTATGGCAAGGATGTGCGTGGCATTATCCGCCAGCATCAGTTTCAGAAGGTTGAGCTGGTGAAATTTGCGCGGCCGGAGACCTCCTACGACGAACTGGAAAAGCTGACCAACAACGCAGAAACCGTATTGCAAAAGCTGGGATTGCACTATCGCGTCATGGCTCTGTGTACAGGAGACATCGGGTTTTCTGCGGCCAAGACCTATGATCTTGAAGTCTGGCTGCCGGGGCAGCAGCTCTTCCGTGAAATTTCTTCCTGTTCGAACTTTGAGGCCTTCCAGGCGCGGCGGGCGAATATCCGCTGGCGTCCGGAGGGCGGCAAGAAATCAGAGTTTGTGCATACCCTGAATGGCAGCGGATTGGCCGTCGGGCGCACATGGCTGGCCATCCTTGAGAATTACCAGCAGGCCGATGGCAGCGTGCTCGTTCCTCCAGCGCTGCAGCCATATATGGGCGTGGAGCGCATTACCGCCAGAAAATTGTAG